The Marinitoga sp. 1197 genome contains the following window.
GACCAACAAGTCCAACAATATAAGGATCTTTTTCTTTTCTGTATTCTAATTTTGAAAATTTATCGAAATCTATTCCATTAGGAATTACATACATTTTTGATTCATCTTCACATAATTCTTTTTCAAATAATTGATTTTTTGAAAATAATGTTGTAATTTTTTTTGATCCTTTATATACCAATGAACTAATGGTATTAAATAATTTAATCCATGCAAGTCTGTATTCATCTTTTATCCATCCAGCTTTTAATACCTCAAGTTGTCTTTCTCTATGATAGATACCATGTTCGGTTAAAATTACAGGAGTGTTATTTTTTATACCGTTCATAATTGCAGAAATACCAGCATATCCAGTTGTTATAGTATGGTATATATCACATTTTGGAAAATCAACAGTCATTGAATTTAAAAATGGTAAAAGCATAGATTGCAAAGTCCAGAAGTAATTGGTGAAATTTTCATAAGGTATATATGTTTTATAAAAATCAAGCATAACTTCCCAGTATGTTTCAGATTTCAACAAGCTTGTAAAGTCATAATTAGAATATTGCTGAAAAAGTTTATAAAGATTTTCAGACATAACTTTTTCATCAAATGGATATTTTAAGATTTCTCTTAATTTATTGCCAAATTGTTTAGTTATAATTGATTTGCTGGAAAAGTCATATTTTGCAAATAAAAAATATTCAAAATAATCTATAACATTATCAGGAAAATTGTATTTTGGTTTTCTTATTTTTGGCACATCACCAATATGAATTATGCAGAATTCAACATCTTTCATGCTTTTTATTAATGTATTTCCCCAACTTGAAACACCACCGGTAACATAAGGGTATGTTCCTTCAAAAACTATTCCAACCTTCATATTATTCTCCTTTTAAATTAATATATTTGATAATTAACTCAATATCTTCAATATCTTTTTTATCGAATAAGTTTTTTAAGTTATTAAATTTTTCTGGATAAAATATTTTTAAAATAAATAACATTTGTAGTTTTTCCTTTTTGTTCATGTTTTTTATTAAATTAGATATATAATTATTGTTGTTTGAAAGTAAAAAAAGCTGTATCTTTGTTTTGAAATCAATATTATTTATATAATCATAAATAGAATTATCATTCATTAGATTTTTTATTGAATATAATAAAAAATCAAGTTTATACTTTTGAGCAATTTTTAAAGTTTTATCATCTTTTAAAGCAGTAGATATAGAAATTAATTGGTTTATGAGTATAATATCTTCATCATTAAAATAATTTTTTCCTTCCAATTTTATTAATAATTCTTTTTGTTTTATATATGATGTTCTTTTATTCCATGGAAGTTCTTTTATATATTCAGGGTCAAAAGAATAATTGCTATTATAATTTATTATAATAGTTATGACTATTAACAGCATAGTTAATATAAATAATAAATAATAAGGTTGTAAAAATTTTTTTTTCATATAATTTAATCCCCCAGTAAAAATTTTATAGATTTATGTTTTGCTGAAAAACCAAGGTCTATAAAATCGGAAACTAATTTTTGAACAGTTTTTTGTTTCATTCTTTTTATATAATAGATTATTGCATATTCATATATTTCCTGAGCTTTAATTGTGTTAATCTTTTCATTTAATAATATTTCCAATGTATCGAATTCATTTAATGATTCTAAGATTTTTAATGTTATTACAATTAATTTTGGGCTATCAGGAAATATTTCAATTGCAGTTCTTAATAAAATTGAACTTTGCCATAAAACTTCCTGTTTATGTTCGCCTGCTAAAAAACCAGAATTAGCATAAAAATAGGCATATTTACCATAATCAATATAATCTTTTAAAGTTTTTAAATTTTTCATATAAAAAGAGATTTTTTTAATTAAAAAATTTTCTAAATTTGTCAGAGCATCAGATGCATACAATATAACATCAG
Protein-coding sequences here:
- the pelF gene encoding GT4 family glycosyltransferase PelF, producing MKVGIVFEGTYPYVTGGVSSWGNTLIKSMKDVEFCIIHIGDVPKIRKPKYNFPDNVIDYFEYFLFAKYDFSSKSIITKQFGNKLREILKYPFDEKVMSENLYKLFQQYSNYDFTSLLKSETYWEVMLDFYKTYIPYENFTNYFWTLQSMLLPFLNSMTVDFPKCDIYHTITTGYAGISAIMNGIKNNTPVILTEHGIYHRERQLEVLKAGWIKDEYRLAWIKLFNTISSLVYKGSKKITTLFSKNQLFEKELCEDESKMYVIPNGIDFDKFSKLEYRKEKDPYIVGLVGRVVEIKDIKTAIKAAKMVKEKIKNFKLLIIGPTDEEPEYYKECLDMIKIFRLEDTIKFTGKVNVLDYYPKINVLLLSSVSEGQPLVILEAFAAGIPVVTTDVGACSEMIYGSDEDIIGEAGIVVKPKDFVGLAKGLIELYQNDEFRISASKLARIRVKKRYRLEQMIKNYKDLYLSVVK